From the Streptomyces sp. NBC_00390 genome, the window AGTGCGGTTTCTGCACCGCTGGGATGATCATGACGTCGGCAACGTTCACCGAGGCCCAGAAAGAGGATCTGCCACGGGCGCTGAAGGGCAACCTCTGCCGCTGCACCGGCTATCGGGGGATCGAGGATGCCGTGAAGGGCGTCACAGGCGTGGAGAGCGCCGCGCCAGGAAAGGCTGTCGGGGCGAGCGTGGTCGCGCCGGCAGCCGAGGACGTGGTCACCGGTCGCGCCGAGTTCACGATGGACACCCATGTCGACGGCATGCTGCACCTCAAGGTTCTGCACTCGCCACACGCGCACGCCCGGATCGTGTCGATCGACAAGACCGCCGCACTCGCAGTTCCCGGCGTGCACCGGGTCTACAGCTGGGAAGATGTGCCGCGCAGGCGCTTCACCACGGCGATCCACTCCGACCACCTGGTGGACCCGGACGACACCTTGATCCTCGACAACACGGTCCGCTTCGTCGGCCAACGCGTCGTTGCGGTCCTGGCCGACACGGTCGGGGCGGCAGAAGAGGGCTGTCGCAGGGTCGCCGTCGAGTACGAGGTCATGCCGGCGGTGTTCGACCCCGAGGAGGCCATGGCCGAAGGGGCGCCGCAACTGCACCGCGCGCACGATCCGTTCGCCCACGATCTCTTCCGCAACATCCTGCTCGAGATCCATTCGCACGTCGGCGATGTCGAAGCGGGGTTCGCCGAAGCCGATGTGATCCACGAAGGCACGTACTCCTCACCGCGAGTGCAGCACGCGCATCTGGAGACCCACGGCTCGATCGCCTGGATGGAGAACGGCCGTCTGAACGTCCGTACCAGCTCACAGTCGCCGTCGATCGCGAAGGTCAAGCTCGCGCATCTGTTCGCGCTGCGCCCGGACCAGCTCCGCGTGTTCTGCAAACGCGTCGGCGGCGGCTTCGGCGGCAAACAGGAAGTGATCTCGGAGGATCTGGTCGCGCTCGCCACGCTGGACACCGGGCGACCCGTCTGCTTCGAGTACACCCGCGAGGAGGAGTTCACCACGGCTTCGCCACGGCACCCGATGACGCTGACGGTCAAGCTCGGCGCGAAGGCGGACGGAACGCTCACGGCGTTCCAGGTCCGCAATGTGTCGAACACGGGCGCCTACGGCAACCACGGCGGCGAAACACTGTATGCGGGCGGCGCTGCCGTCATGATCTACCGCTGCCCCAACAAGAAGTACGACGCGTTCTCCGTCTACACGAACACCGTACCGAGTGGGGCACTGCGCGGATACGGGATGACGCAACCGGCGTTCGCCGTGGAATCGGCGATGAACGAACTGGCCCTCGCCCTGCACATCGATCCGCTCGAACTGCGACGACGCAATATCGTGCGACCGGGCGATCCGCTCGTCGCCCTGCACGAGGGCCCCGACGACGTGACGTTCACCGAGGACGGGCTCGCGAAGTGCATCGATCTGGTGGACGACGCCTTGTCGCGTACAGCCCATGAGCCGTCCCCCGGCCCCGGTTGGCTCGTCGGGACCGGCGCCGCGAGTTCGCTGCACGAGACCGCGCCCCCGACCGAACACATCTCCGAGGCCTGGGTCACGCTGGGCGACGACCTCATGTACGAGGTGGCCGTCGGAACGGTCGAATTCGGCGAGGGTACGTCGACCGCGCATGTCCAGATCGCGGCCAACCAGCTGGGCACGACGCCGTCGCGGATTCGCCTGGTGCAGTCAGACACCGACCGCACGGGATTCGACACCGGCGCTTTTGCGAGTGCAGGCCTCTTCGTGTCGGGCAATGCGGTACTTCGCGCGGCCGATGCTGTGCGCGACCGCATCCTGGAGTTTGCCGCCGCGCACACAGGTGTCCATCTCGTGATGTGCTCGATGGACGACGAGGGCGTCGTCTGCGGCGACCAGCGCGTGCCGTTGACCGAACTCGTCGCACTGGCCCGAGCACGCGGCATTCGGTTCACCGCCGCACGCAAGGCCTACGGCTCACCCCGAAGCGTCGTCTCCAATACGCAGGGATTCCGGATCGCCGTCCATCGGGTCACGGGTGAGATCCGGATCCTTTACAGCGTTCAGGCGACCGACGCTGCCGTGGTCATCAACCCCGCGCAGGTCCGTGGGCAGGTGGAAGGCGGTGTGGCCCAGGGAATCGGCTTCACGCTGACCGAGAATCACCACGTCGACGCGAACGGTGTCATGGTCAACCCCAACTTCCGCAACTACCGCATCCCCACCTACGCCGATGTCCCCCGAACCGACGTGCTCCTGGTGTCCTCGGCGGATTCCGTTGGACCCATGCGGTCGAAGGGGATGGCCGAGTGCTGTATCAACCCCGTGGCCCCCGCGTTGGCGAATGCGCTCCACGACGCCACGGGCGTCCGCTACCGGGCGCTGCCCCTGACTCCGGAACGCATCTACAGCCGGCTCAACGAGAACCAGTTGGCACCGAGGGCCTGAGCAAGATGACCACCGAAAAGCTCGAAGACGCCGGCGCGACGGTCATCATCGGACTGAAGGTTCTGCCCGGACTGGAGCAGGAGTACGAAACGTGGCAGAAGAAGGTCAATGCCGCTTCCGCCCGCTACGCCGGGCACCTCGGCGCCGAGATCTCCCCGCCGACACCCGTGCAGCCCGACTGGGTCGTCGTGTACCGATTCGACTCGGTAGCCCATCTGCAAGCCTGGATGAACAGCGCAACCAGGCAGAGTCTTCTCGACATCGGCAGCAAGTACTTTGACGGCCCTGCGACCCAGCAGGTCGTCAGCGGCGGCACACAGCCGACGGATCCGCTGGTGACCGTCGTGGTCACCCACCGCGTACACCCGGACCACGTCGACGACTTTCTCGACTGGCAGCACCACATGAGCCAGGAGGAGAGCAAATTCGAAGGCTTTCGCGGAACCGAGATGTTCCGCCCGCTCGAGGGACTTCAGGACGAATGGACCACGCTGTACCGGTTCGACAACGCCGAACACCTCGATGCCTGGCTGACGTCGGCCGAGCGGCAGAAACTTCTCGCTGAAGGCGCGAAGTTCAACGACTTCAAACTGC encodes:
- a CDS encoding molybdopterin-dependent oxidoreductase — translated: MTYIVNGKSVDEEPDPGQCLRTFLRSLGHYGVKKGCDAGDCGACTVWLDGNPVHSCITPAFRADGSEVTTIEGMGSPGNLHPMQRQFRDAPGFQCGFCTAGMIMTSATFTEAQKEDLPRALKGNLCRCTGYRGIEDAVKGVTGVESAAPGKAVGASVVAPAAEDVVTGRAEFTMDTHVDGMLHLKVLHSPHAHARIVSIDKTAALAVPGVHRVYSWEDVPRRRFTTAIHSDHLVDPDDTLILDNTVRFVGQRVVAVLADTVGAAEEGCRRVAVEYEVMPAVFDPEEAMAEGAPQLHRAHDPFAHDLFRNILLEIHSHVGDVEAGFAEADVIHEGTYSSPRVQHAHLETHGSIAWMENGRLNVRTSSQSPSIAKVKLAHLFALRPDQLRVFCKRVGGGFGGKQEVISEDLVALATLDTGRPVCFEYTREEEFTTASPRHPMTLTVKLGAKADGTLTAFQVRNVSNTGAYGNHGGETLYAGGAAVMIYRCPNKKYDAFSVYTNTVPSGALRGYGMTQPAFAVESAMNELALALHIDPLELRRRNIVRPGDPLVALHEGPDDVTFTEDGLAKCIDLVDDALSRTAHEPSPGPGWLVGTGAASSLHETAPPTEHISEAWVTLGDDLMYEVAVGTVEFGEGTSTAHVQIAANQLGTTPSRIRLVQSDTDRTGFDTGAFASAGLFVSGNAVLRAADAVRDRILEFAAAHTGVHLVMCSMDDEGVVCGDQRVPLTELVALARARGIRFTAARKAYGSPRSVVSNTQGFRIAVHRVTGEIRILYSVQATDAAVVINPAQVRGQVEGGVAQGIGFTLTENHHVDANGVMVNPNFRNYRIPTYADVPRTDVLLVSSADSVGPMRSKGMAECCINPVAPALANALHDATGVRYRALPLTPERIYSRLNENQLAPRA
- a CDS encoding antibiotic biosynthesis monooxygenase — encoded protein: MTTEKLEDAGATVIIGLKVLPGLEQEYETWQKKVNAASARYAGHLGAEISPPTPVQPDWVVVYRFDSVAHLQAWMNSATRQSLLDIGSKYFDGPATQQVVSGGTQPTDPLVTVVVTHRVHPDHVDDFLDWQHHMSQEESKFEGFRGTEMFRPLEGLQDEWTTLYRFDNAEHLDAWLTSAERQKLLAEGAKFNDFKLRTVDNSFGSWFAFEDNGKQAPPPSETKTAIAVWVGLYPTVVLLTLALSPLHMPLWLGLLVGNLLSSFIMSFFTMPYYVNPLLKRWLRPKPDEPAARTHLGGLGIVAAVTVFWAFVFYAVTTQIWTLP